One genomic window of Methanoculleus horonobensis includes the following:
- the npdG gene encoding NADPH-dependent F420 reductase, which produces MKIGIVGGTGDIGEGMALRLSPKYDVIVGSREEIKAVATCETCRETLQVQGMECSLAGVSNQRAVDEADIVVLAIPFKHVTPTLNTLTGFEGKIVVSPVNPIERTNYFYYAPPPEGSAAMMIEGMLPESATVCAAFNNIAANKWKMLDEELDYSVAVCCDDDGAKQKVMEIVNNISSLRAYDGGPLAAASIVESVTPLLLNIARFNKMRDVGVKFV; this is translated from the coding sequence GTGAAGATCGGGATCGTTGGAGGAACCGGTGACATCGGGGAGGGCATGGCACTCCGGCTCTCGCCGAAGTACGACGTGATCGTGGGATCGCGTGAGGAGATAAAGGCCGTCGCGACCTGCGAGACCTGCCGGGAGACCCTGCAGGTGCAGGGGATGGAGTGCAGCCTCGCGGGCGTCTCCAACCAGCGTGCGGTCGATGAGGCGGATATCGTCGTCCTTGCGATACCTTTCAAGCACGTGACTCCCACCCTGAACACCCTGACCGGGTTCGAGGGAAAGATCGTCGTCAGCCCCGTCAACCCGATCGAGCGTACGAACTACTTCTACTACGCTCCTCCGCCGGAAGGCTCGGCGGCGATGATGATCGAGGGGATGCTCCCCGAGAGCGCGACCGTCTGCGCCGCGTTCAACAACATCGCCGCGAACAAGTGGAAGATGCTCGACGAGGAACTTGACTATTCGGTTGCCGTCTGCTGCGACGACGACGGTGCGAAGCAGAAGGTCATGGAGATCGTCAACAACATCTCGAGCCTCCGCGCCTATGACGGGGGACCGCTTGCGGCCGCATCCATCGTCGAGAGCGTGACGCCCCTCCTCCTCAACATCGCCCGGTTCAATAAGATGCGGGACGTCGGCGTGAAATTCGTATAA
- a CDS encoding thioredoxin family protein — protein MGKPVLMDFFAEWCGPCHQQTPIIDELKAKMGDQVEIKKIDVGVDSEQTRQYAAKYDIQFVPTLVIEQDGNLVRKLVGVQDLGTLESILKPLVEQ, from the coding sequence ATGGGAAAACCGGTTTTAATGGACTTTTTCGCCGAGTGGTGCGGTCCGTGCCACCAGCAGACACCGATCATCGATGAGCTCAAAGCAAAGATGGGAGATCAAGTCGAGATCAAAAAGATCGACGTCGGTGTCGATTCCGAACAGACACGGCAGTATGCCGCCAAATACGATATCCAGTTCGTACCTACGCTCGTTATCGAGCAAGACGGGAATCTCGTTCGGAAACTGGTGGGCGTTCAGGATCTCGGCACACTCGAAAGCATCTTAAAACCGCTGGTGGAGCAGTGA